The Rhodocytophaga rosea genome has a segment encoding these proteins:
- a CDS encoding bifunctional folylpolyglutamate synthase/dihydrofolate synthase, giving the protein MKRLFMDYQQAIAYLYQQLPMFHRIGKAAYKADLQNTIALCEHLGNPQHTFRSIHVAGTNGKGSTSHLLAAILQAAGYKTGLYTSPHLKSFTERIRINGQEISQHSVVRFIEQHQDFIEKIQPSFFELTVGMAFHEFSSQQVDVAIIEVGLGGRLDSTNVILPQLSVITNISFDHQDILGDTLPQIAFEKAGIIKPDIPVIISEYQPETASVFIEKARQENSPVYFADETFKIEYTGHSDEYLWVNVWRKGELYLKELACGLMGEYQLKNLAGVCQAAEQLQQLGYYLSEQSIRDGIAQVTTLTGLKGRWQKLQINPLIICDTGHNEAGIREVVLNIRKQPFEKLFIVLGVVKDKDLSHILPLLPTEAYYFFCQANIPRALPAHLLQMQALAFGLSGESIPDVNQAIQAAKAKANPQDMIFIGGSTFVVAEIEEL; this is encoded by the coding sequence TTGAAAAGGCTTTTTATGGACTATCAGCAGGCAATAGCGTATTTGTATCAACAACTTCCCATGTTTCACCGCATTGGAAAAGCTGCCTACAAAGCCGACCTGCAAAATACGATCGCTCTCTGTGAACACCTGGGCAATCCCCAGCATACATTCCGTTCCATACATGTAGCTGGCACCAATGGAAAAGGCAGTACTTCTCACCTGCTGGCGGCCATTTTACAGGCAGCTGGCTACAAAACCGGCCTGTATACATCGCCCCACCTGAAATCATTTACAGAACGCATCCGCATCAATGGACAGGAAATCTCACAGCACTCAGTTGTCCGGTTTATAGAGCAGCATCAGGATTTTATTGAAAAGATTCAGCCTTCATTTTTTGAATTAACAGTTGGGATGGCTTTTCATGAATTTTCCTCCCAGCAGGTTGATGTAGCCATAATTGAAGTTGGTCTGGGCGGACGGTTAGATTCAACCAATGTGATCCTGCCTCAGCTTTCGGTAATTACCAATATCAGTTTTGACCATCAGGATATTCTGGGAGATACCCTGCCACAGATCGCTTTTGAAAAAGCGGGTATTATCAAACCAGATATTCCGGTTATTATTAGTGAATACCAGCCGGAAACAGCCTCTGTTTTTATAGAAAAAGCCCGCCAGGAGAATTCACCTGTTTATTTTGCTGACGAAACATTCAAGATTGAATATACCGGGCATAGTGATGAATATTTGTGGGTGAACGTGTGGAGAAAAGGGGAGTTATACTTGAAAGAACTGGCTTGCGGACTTATGGGAGAATACCAGCTAAAGAATCTGGCCGGTGTATGTCAAGCAGCCGAACAACTCCAACAGCTGGGGTATTATCTTTCTGAACAGTCCATTCGGGATGGAATAGCACAGGTAACTACCCTGACAGGTTTGAAAGGCAGGTGGCAGAAACTTCAAATAAATCCACTCATAATTTGTGATACAGGCCATAACGAAGCAGGTATCCGGGAAGTAGTGCTGAATATCCGGAAGCAACCGTTCGAAAAATTATTCATAGTTTTGGGTGTGGTAAAAGACAAAGACTTGTCCCACATACTGCCTTTACTACCCACAGAGGCGTATTATTTCTTCTGCCAGGCAAACATTCCCAGGGCATTGCCGGCACATTTACTTCAGATGCAAGCTTTGGCGTTTGGCCTCAGTGGAGAAAGTATTCCCGATGTAAACCAGGCCATTCAGGCTGCAAAAGCTAAAGCTAATCCACAGGATATGATTTTCATCGGAGGCAGCACCTTTGTAGTCGCAGAAATAGAAGAGCTATGA
- the trmB gene encoding tRNA (guanosine(46)-N7)-methyltransferase TrmB — protein sequence MARQKLIRFQENTEKHNLLEPGKPIYESIKGQWHSLYFKNNNPIVLELACGRGEYTTGLALQIPSRNYVGIDVKGDRLWKGAVVAESQGSTNVVFLRTQIQLLENFFAPGEAAEIWITFPDPRKKDRHAKRRLTHPRFLNIYKNIIGPNQPVHLKTDNTDLFEYTLEVLKEFPVKDLAYTHDLYHSDLTRYHYGIKTRFEQKYADNGQNIHYLQFKFLET from the coding sequence ATGGCAAGACAAAAATTGATACGATTTCAGGAAAACACCGAAAAACATAACCTACTGGAACCCGGCAAACCCATTTATGAATCCATAAAAGGCCAGTGGCATTCTCTGTATTTTAAAAACAATAACCCCATCGTGCTCGAACTGGCCTGTGGCCGGGGAGAATATACGACCGGACTTGCCTTGCAGATTCCTTCCAGAAACTATGTAGGCATAGATGTAAAAGGTGACCGTTTGTGGAAAGGCGCTGTGGTTGCTGAAAGCCAGGGTTCAACCAATGTTGTTTTCCTGCGGACACAAATACAGTTGCTGGAAAATTTCTTTGCCCCAGGTGAAGCCGCTGAAATATGGATTACCTTCCCTGACCCCAGGAAAAAGGACCGTCATGCCAAGCGAAGGCTGACCCATCCCAGGTTTCTAAACATTTATAAAAATATTATTGGCCCAAACCAGCCTGTTCACCTGAAAACAGATAACACAGATCTGTTTGAATACACCCTGGAAGTGTTAAAGGAATTTCCGGTGAAAGATTTGGCATATACCCATGATCTCTATCATTCGGACCTGACCAGGTATCATTACGGCATAAAAACCCGTTTTGAGCAGAAATATGCAGACAATGGGCAGAACATTCATTATCTGCAATTTAAATTCTTAGAAACCTAA
- a CDS encoding lipocalin family protein: protein MSIVNKPAFRISVGLVVAAVLVAAARRKKHAPLAVAPYVDLNKYVGEWYEIARLPASFEKDCYATKARYTLQADGSVKVENSCHKGGVEGKVKQTTGKAMVVDPVTNAKLKVQFFWPFSGDYWILEVGPDYEYAVVGEPSREYLWILSRQPVLDKVVLNSLLQRAKAKGFDTSQLIFTRH from the coding sequence ATGAGTATTGTAAATAAACCAGCTTTTCGAATATCTGTAGGATTAGTAGTTGCAGCCGTTCTGGTAGCAGCAGCCCGAAGAAAAAAACACGCTCCATTGGCCGTTGCCCCTTATGTTGATTTAAACAAATATGTAGGAGAATGGTATGAAATAGCCAGATTGCCTGCTTCTTTTGAAAAAGATTGTTATGCTACTAAAGCCAGATATACCCTGCAAGCAGATGGAAGTGTAAAAGTGGAAAATTCCTGCCATAAAGGCGGTGTGGAAGGAAAAGTCAAGCAAACAACCGGTAAAGCAATGGTAGTAGATCCTGTAACCAATGCGAAACTGAAAGTTCAGTTTTTCTGGCCTTTTTCGGGAGATTACTGGATTCTGGAAGTGGGTCCGGATTATGAGTATGCAGTAGTAGGAGAACCTTCCCGTGAATACTTATGGATTCTCAGCCGCCAGCCGGTGTTAGATAAAGTAGTACTCAACAGCTTGCTGCAACGGGCAAAAGCCAAAGGATTTGATACTAGTCAGCTGATCTTCACCAGACATTAA
- a CDS encoding outer membrane protein assembly factor BamB family protein, giving the protein MKRFLFPLFFLSLLNLLSSCEQNEKSTADTVSSGKDWPEYLGGPDRNHYSTLTQITTGNVSQLKLAWQYHTKDSGQIQCNPIIVDGRLYAMTATTQPFAIEAATGKEIWKWQDTAKTNGLSTSRGVTYWEKGTDKRILFTRGHWLYAIDAITGKAVLSFGEQGRTSLKAGLGEAAKDKFVISNTPGTVFEDLIIMPMRLSEGADAAPGHVQAFNIETGKLAWVFHTIPQPGELGYDTWPAETYKNPEVGAANNWSGMSIDRNRGIVYVPTGSAAFDFYGGNRKGENLFANCLLALEARTGKRIWHYQFVHHDILDRDPPAPPNLLTVTHNGKKIDAVAQVTKQGYVFVFDRENGTPLFPIQEVPMPASDIPGEEAWPTQPIPTKPAPYARQTLTEKDISPYAENRDTLIAAVKKSRSEGPFTPLSKQGTIIFPGLDGGAEWGGSAVDPDGIIYINSNEMAWIINLNTKESDDKLAQLTPGQRLYTTNCSSCHGAERKGNAESGFPALVDVRTRRSREYVQTVITQGKGMMPGFARLSAQEKQSLMAFLFGDEEQDREPEEAQKKEPGLSKAEQAKSGVPYKISGYTKFLDKKGYPAVAPPWGTLNAIDLNTGEYVWKTVLGEHPKLTAEGIPPTGTESYGGPVVTAGGVLFIAGTLDAKLRAFDKKTGKLLWETPLPAAGFATPSTYEVNGKQYIVVACGGTKLGAPKGESYVAFALP; this is encoded by the coding sequence ATGAAGAGGTTTTTATTCCCTCTGTTTTTTTTGTCTTTGCTGAATCTACTGAGCAGTTGTGAGCAGAACGAAAAGTCAACGGCTGATACAGTATCTTCCGGAAAAGACTGGCCGGAGTACTTAGGCGGCCCGGACCGTAATCATTATTCTACCCTCACACAGATCACGACAGGAAATGTAAGTCAACTCAAATTAGCCTGGCAATACCATACCAAAGATTCTGGGCAGATCCAGTGTAATCCCATTATTGTAGATGGGCGGTTGTATGCCATGACGGCAACAACACAACCATTTGCGATTGAAGCGGCTACCGGGAAAGAAATCTGGAAATGGCAGGATACAGCCAAAACCAATGGCCTCAGCACCAGCCGGGGCGTTACCTACTGGGAAAAAGGAACTGACAAACGCATATTATTCACCCGTGGACACTGGTTATATGCAATCGATGCGATTACCGGCAAAGCGGTATTATCATTTGGAGAACAAGGGCGTACCAGTTTAAAAGCCGGATTAGGCGAAGCGGCTAAGGATAAATTTGTAATCTCTAACACCCCAGGCACTGTGTTTGAAGACCTAATCATCATGCCCATGCGTTTGTCGGAAGGTGCTGATGCCGCTCCCGGACATGTACAGGCATTTAACATCGAAACCGGAAAACTGGCCTGGGTATTTCATACCATTCCTCAGCCGGGAGAACTTGGTTATGATACCTGGCCGGCAGAAACCTATAAGAATCCGGAAGTAGGCGCTGCCAATAACTGGTCTGGCATGTCGATAGACCGGAACCGGGGCATTGTGTATGTTCCCACTGGTTCGGCAGCGTTTGATTTTTACGGCGGAAACCGCAAAGGAGAAAACCTGTTTGCCAATTGTTTGCTTGCTTTGGAAGCCAGAACTGGCAAACGTATCTGGCATTATCAGTTTGTCCACCACGATATACTCGACCGTGATCCCCCTGCCCCACCTAACCTGCTCACTGTTACCCATAACGGCAAAAAAATCGATGCGGTAGCCCAGGTAACCAAACAGGGTTATGTGTTTGTATTTGACAGGGAAAATGGAACGCCTTTATTTCCCATACAGGAAGTACCCATGCCTGCTTCAGATATTCCGGGAGAGGAAGCCTGGCCTACCCAGCCCATTCCTACCAAACCGGCTCCCTATGCCCGGCAGACACTCACAGAAAAAGATATTAGTCCATATGCAGAAAACAGAGATACATTAATTGCAGCGGTGAAAAAAAGCCGTTCAGAAGGACCCTTTACTCCCTTAAGTAAACAAGGTACGATTATCTTCCCTGGCCTGGATGGAGGGGCAGAATGGGGAGGATCGGCTGTAGACCCTGATGGCATTATCTATATTAACAGCAATGAGATGGCCTGGATCATCAATCTCAATACCAAAGAATCTGATGATAAACTGGCTCAGTTAACGCCAGGGCAACGCTTGTATACTACCAATTGTTCGTCTTGTCATGGGGCTGAACGCAAAGGAAATGCAGAGAGCGGCTTCCCTGCGCTGGTAGATGTAAGAACCCGCCGGAGCCGCGAATATGTACAAACAGTAATTACACAAGGCAAAGGCATGATGCCAGGTTTTGCGCGTTTATCGGCCCAGGAAAAACAGTCGCTCATGGCTTTTTTATTTGGAGATGAAGAACAGGACCGCGAGCCAGAAGAAGCACAAAAGAAAGAACCCGGATTAAGTAAAGCTGAACAGGCAAAATCAGGCGTACCTTACAAAATTTCAGGTTATACCAAGTTTCTGGATAAAAAAGGATATCCGGCTGTTGCACCTCCCTGGGGAACCTTAAATGCCATAGACCTGAATACTGGTGAATATGTCTGGAAAACAGTTCTGGGTGAACATCCGAAACTAACGGCAGAAGGCATACCCCCCACTGGTACAGAGAGTTATGGCGGACCAGTGGTAACCGCAGGAGGTGTATTATTTATTGCCGGTACGCTGGATGCCAAACTGAGGGCCTTCGACAAAAAAACAGGGAAACTACTCTGGGAAACGCCACTTCCTGCAGCCGGTTTTGCTACCCCTAGTACCTATGAGGTAAATGGGAAACAGTATATTGTAGTAGCCTGCGGAGGCACCAAACTAGGCGCTCCCAAAGGAGAAAGTTATGTAGCTTTTGCCTTGCCGTAA
- the ypfJ gene encoding KPN_02809 family neutral zinc metallopeptidase, which produces MKWIGRQQSGNVEDRRGMGGKLAVGGGIGGIIIALLSFFFGGGDLSDITSTQNQPPASQETDAEQDSRAQFVGVVLQDTEDIWNKIFQEQLNRDYQEPKLVLFSGTDQSGCGTATAASGPFYCPLDEKVYIDLSFYDELQSRFEAPGDFAMAYVIAHEVGHHIQQQLGIAEKVRQMQQGGSKSQANDLSVRLELQADFLAGVWAHHAQKSKQILESGDVEEALNAASAVGDDRIQQRSQGYVVPDAFTHGTSQQRMLWFKKGFQSGDIDQGDTFNESL; this is translated from the coding sequence ATGAAATGGATAGGTAGACAACAAAGTGGCAACGTAGAGGACCGCCGGGGAATGGGTGGTAAGTTAGCAGTTGGTGGAGGCATTGGCGGAATAATTATAGCTCTTTTAAGTTTCTTTTTTGGCGGTGGCGACCTGAGCGATATTACTTCTACACAAAACCAGCCCCCTGCCAGTCAGGAAACTGATGCCGAGCAGGATTCCAGGGCACAGTTTGTGGGTGTAGTATTACAGGATACAGAAGATATCTGGAACAAGATTTTTCAGGAGCAGCTCAACCGCGATTACCAGGAGCCAAAACTGGTCTTATTTTCTGGCACCGATCAGTCTGGTTGTGGTACAGCCACGGCAGCATCCGGTCCTTTTTACTGCCCCCTGGATGAAAAAGTATACATCGATTTAAGTTTTTATGACGAACTGCAAAGCCGGTTTGAGGCGCCGGGAGATTTTGCAATGGCCTATGTAATTGCCCATGAAGTAGGCCATCATATTCAGCAGCAATTAGGGATCGCCGAAAAAGTACGCCAGATGCAACAAGGAGGCAGTAAAAGCCAGGCCAATGATCTATCGGTGCGGCTGGAATTACAGGCAGATTTTCTGGCAGGTGTATGGGCGCATCATGCCCAGAAATCCAAACAAATCCTGGAATCCGGTGATGTAGAAGAGGCGTTGAATGCAGCCAGTGCCGTTGGCGACGACCGTATTCAGCAACGCTCTCAAGGCTATGTAGTACCCGATGCTTTTACGCATGGCACTTCCCAGCAACGGATGTTATGGTTCAAAAAAGGCTTTCAATCCGGCGACATTGACCAGGGGGATACTTTTAATGAATCCTTATAA
- a CDS encoding mycofactocin-coupled SDR family oxidoreductase translates to MSEYLKDKVAFITGAAHGQGRATALALAREGVHIIAFDIARRMEYPGYEMGSEDELQSLKGECEQSGVICLIHKGDVRQDADIVQAVEQAQFAFGRIDILFNNAGICAYGLAHELDEDSWDAMMDINLKGAWMVARRIIPLMIKQKNGSIINNSSIAGMRGMGRLSHYAASKWGLVGLTKSWAIELAVFNIRVNSIHPTGVNTPMNDGLAFLEGTTPQAIAERSAGNLLDVPWVEPEDVARAVLYLVSEGGRYMTGSQLVIDAGLLSR, encoded by the coding sequence ATGTCTGAATACCTTAAAGATAAAGTAGCTTTTATAACCGGCGCTGCCCATGGACAGGGACGAGCCACCGCCTTAGCTTTGGCCAGGGAAGGGGTACATATAATAGCCTTTGACATTGCCAGAAGAATGGAATATCCTGGTTATGAAATGGGGTCAGAAGATGAGTTGCAAAGCCTGAAAGGGGAATGTGAACAATCAGGAGTGATTTGTTTAATCCATAAGGGGGATGTACGGCAGGATGCAGATATTGTACAGGCTGTAGAACAGGCTCAGTTCGCTTTTGGAAGGATTGATATTTTATTCAACAATGCCGGCATTTGTGCCTATGGTCTGGCCCATGAATTAGATGAAGATTCCTGGGATGCCATGATGGATATTAATCTGAAAGGCGCCTGGATGGTAGCCCGACGAATCATTCCATTAATGATCAAACAAAAGAATGGAAGCATTATTAACAACTCCTCGATTGCCGGAATGCGGGGGATGGGCAGGCTGAGCCATTATGCCGCTTCTAAATGGGGATTGGTAGGCTTAACCAAATCCTGGGCCATTGAGCTGGCCGTATTTAATATCCGGGTAAATTCTATTCATCCGACTGGCGTAAATACGCCCATGAACGATGGACTCGCCTTTCTGGAAGGCACTACGCCACAGGCAATTGCCGAACGTTCGGCTGGTAATCTGCTGGATGTGCCGTGGGTAGAGCCTGAGGATGTGGCAAGAGCTGTCCTGTACTTAGTCTCCGAAGGTGGCCGCTATATGACTGGTTCTCAACTGGTAATCGATGCCGGTTTGCTCAGCCGGTAG
- a CDS encoding carboxymuconolactone decarboxylase family protein codes for MPRIHPVNISQVPPDTKAAFEKHVKEYTARITNMKATLGHSLVAFEVYMQWYPLYEEVKKILGGRMAYLYAHAISHASNCPLCTTFFRKIIMDAGENPEELQLTPQEQLLLDFGSTIAQQTGQVPDELYRQIEQLYSKPQIVILVAFAGQMIATNIFNNVLEVEIDEYLYPYTSTLTRTV; via the coding sequence ATGCCAAGAATACATCCAGTAAATATTTCCCAGGTACCTCCGGATACTAAAGCGGCTTTTGAAAAGCATGTAAAAGAGTATACTGCCAGAATCACCAATATGAAAGCCACCTTGGGCCATTCGCTGGTGGCTTTTGAAGTGTATATGCAGTGGTATCCATTGTATGAGGAAGTAAAGAAAATCCTGGGCGGACGAATGGCTTATCTATATGCCCATGCCATTTCTCATGCCAGCAACTGCCCTTTATGCACGACATTTTTTCGCAAGATTATTATGGATGCCGGTGAAAATCCGGAAGAACTGCAACTTACTCCACAGGAACAACTCCTGCTTGATTTTGGCAGTACAATTGCCCAGCAAACCGGCCAGGTGCCTGATGAACTATACCGTCAGATAGAACAATTATATTCCAAACCACAGATAGTAATTCTGGTTGCTTTCGCCGGACAAATGATCGCCACGAATATTTTCAACAATGTGCTGGAAGTAGAAATAGACGAATATTTATACCCCTATACCTCTACCCTTACCAGAACAGTATAA
- a CDS encoding formylglycine-generating enzyme family protein has protein sequence MSNLVFIYFVMKNIESTTQSITNLPVKFSGRITIFLPEAKSYLILVSLMLGMSLVFNSCQSSQENTTADVEKADSSSLISNATNDSLSCHSNIPDRFAVQQTNSKATIETVSEVSEEMATTGMVLIPAGTFQMGADNQESRKDEFPKHKVSVEGFWMDTHEVTNAQFAAFVKATGYVSTAERKPDWEEIKKQLPPGTPKPSDDVLVASSLVFSAPVQQVALNDYSQWWKWVAGADWKHPEGPNSSIKGKENHPVVHVSWDDAVAYAKWAGKRLPTEAEWEWAARGGLQNEVYPWGNEHIEKGKIKANTWQGRFPDQNTLKDQFYGAAPVKSFAPNGYGLFDMAGNVWEWCSDFYRHDYYQTTNKPEGVKNPKGPASSYDPEEPTVPKRVQRGGSFLCHDSYCSSYRVSARMKSSPDTGLSHTGFRCVKDKS, from the coding sequence ATGAGTAATTTAGTGTTTATTTATTTTGTAATGAAAAATATTGAATCAACAACCCAATCTATAACCAATCTTCCGGTGAAGTTTTCCGGAAGAATTACTATTTTCTTGCCTGAAGCAAAATCTTATTTAATTCTAGTTTCACTGATGTTGGGAATGAGTCTTGTGTTTAATTCTTGCCAATCATCACAGGAAAATACTACAGCTGATGTTGAAAAAGCTGATTCGTCTTCTCTTATATCCAATGCAACCAACGACAGCCTGTCTTGCCATAGCAATATTCCGGATCGGTTCGCTGTGCAGCAAACCAACAGCAAAGCTACCATAGAAACAGTAAGTGAGGTTAGCGAAGAAATGGCTACAACAGGGATGGTCTTAATTCCGGCAGGTACCTTTCAGATGGGAGCAGATAACCAGGAATCCCGCAAAGATGAGTTTCCTAAACATAAAGTATCAGTAGAGGGTTTCTGGATGGATACCCATGAAGTAACTAATGCCCAGTTTGCTGCTTTTGTAAAAGCTACCGGCTATGTTTCCACTGCAGAACGCAAACCAGACTGGGAAGAGATTAAGAAGCAATTGCCTCCTGGAACACCCAAACCCTCAGATGATGTACTGGTGGCCAGCTCTCTGGTCTTTTCTGCCCCGGTGCAACAAGTAGCATTAAACGATTATTCTCAGTGGTGGAAATGGGTAGCCGGAGCCGACTGGAAACATCCGGAAGGACCCAACAGCAGTATTAAAGGCAAAGAAAACCATCCGGTGGTACATGTATCCTGGGACGATGCCGTAGCCTATGCAAAATGGGCTGGTAAACGCTTGCCGACCGAAGCAGAGTGGGAATGGGCGGCCAGAGGAGGATTACAGAATGAAGTATATCCCTGGGGTAATGAACACATTGAAAAAGGCAAGATCAAAGCCAATACCTGGCAAGGCCGTTTCCCGGACCAGAATACCCTGAAAGACCAGTTTTATGGAGCCGCTCCGGTAAAATCATTTGCTCCCAATGGCTATGGCTTGTTCGATATGGCCGGAAATGTATGGGAATGGTGCAGCGACTTTTACCGCCATGATTACTATCAGACCACTAATAAGCCGGAAGGCGTGAAGAATCCCAAAGGCCCAGCCAGCAGTTATGACCCTGAGGAACCTACTGTTCCTAAAAGAGTGCAGCGGGGTGGTTCATTCCTATGCCACGATTCCTATTGCAGCTCTTACCGAGTTTCTGCCCGCATGAAAAGCAGTCCGGATACCGGGCTTTCCCATACAGGTTTCCGCTGTGTGAAGGATAAAAGCTAG
- a CDS encoding sulfatase family protein encodes MKPRTILAILIVILITGALTAFLPRKEENVLAAASKPNIVLIMADDLGYGDIGAFGATDIRTPHIDGIAKKGIKFTGFYTPSPVCSPTRAGLLTGRYPRRMGIDGVFFPESFTGIPAAEVTMAEALKEQGYTTSIVGKWHLGHHKQFLPLQNGFDEYFGIPYSNDMMGTAYIRGNEVAEYPVDQRYTTKVYTEEAVKFINKNKSKPFFLYLAHSMPHVPIYASPEFEGKSKRGLYGDVIEELDWSVGQVLQALQKNGLEENTLIIFTSDNGPWLAFDVEGGSPGPLREGKQTTFEGGMRVPTVAAWPGKIKAGTVYDNLATHFDFFPTFLKIAGATNYRPKNPLDGEDITPVLTGTGKRKGDELLYYFNGQIQAYRKGDWKIKFPYPGNKGILGVKDLAPHDTLLFNLKQDVGEQTNLLKTNPAKAKELLASMQKYVATIEPTPKALVQRMAADESHKKKYLERKAKTASTNE; translated from the coding sequence ATGAAACCCAGAACTATTCTGGCTATACTAATAGTCATATTAATTACCGGAGCCCTCACGGCTTTTCTTCCCAGGAAAGAAGAAAACGTACTTGCAGCTGCATCTAAACCTAATATTGTGCTGATTATGGCTGACGATCTCGGCTATGGAGATATTGGCGCTTTTGGTGCTACCGACATCCGTACCCCTCATATTGACGGAATTGCAAAAAAAGGAATCAAGTTTACCGGATTCTATACCCCTTCTCCGGTTTGCAGTCCGACCAGGGCAGGCTTGTTAACTGGCCGGTATCCCAGAAGAATGGGAATTGATGGGGTATTTTTTCCGGAAAGCTTTACAGGTATTCCCGCCGCTGAAGTAACCATGGCCGAAGCGCTCAAAGAACAAGGCTATACTACGAGTATAGTTGGAAAATGGCACCTGGGGCATCACAAACAATTTCTTCCCTTACAAAATGGCTTCGATGAATATTTCGGTATTCCTTATAGCAACGACATGATGGGAACGGCGTACATCCGGGGCAATGAAGTAGCCGAATATCCGGTAGATCAGCGGTATACAACGAAAGTGTATACAGAAGAAGCTGTTAAATTCATCAATAAAAATAAGAGTAAGCCTTTCTTTCTGTATCTGGCTCATTCTATGCCCCATGTGCCGATTTATGCATCTCCTGAGTTTGAGGGTAAATCTAAAAGAGGCTTGTATGGCGATGTAATTGAGGAACTAGACTGGAGTGTAGGGCAAGTACTGCAAGCGTTACAGAAAAATGGCCTCGAAGAAAATACACTGATCATTTTTACAAGCGATAATGGTCCCTGGCTGGCATTTGATGTAGAAGGCGGTTCGCCCGGTCCATTAAGGGAGGGAAAACAGACTACATTTGAAGGGGGAATGAGAGTGCCAACCGTAGCTGCATGGCCTGGAAAAATTAAAGCGGGAACGGTATATGACAACCTGGCTACTCATTTTGATTTTTTTCCGACTTTCCTCAAGATAGCTGGTGCCACTAATTACAGGCCTAAAAATCCACTGGACGGAGAAGACATCACACCCGTACTGACCGGAACCGGCAAACGCAAAGGAGATGAGTTGCTGTATTATTTCAATGGCCAGATTCAGGCATACCGCAAAGGCGACTGGAAAATTAAGTTTCCGTATCCTGGAAACAAAGGTATACTAGGTGTGAAAGACCTGGCTCCGCATGATACCTTGCTGTTTAACCTGAAACAAGATGTAGGGGAGCAGACTAATTTACTAAAAACAAATCCCGCAAAAGCTAAAGAACTCCTGGCTTCTATGCAAAAATATGTGGCTACGATAGAGCCTACTCCCAAGGCACTGGTGCAACGTATGGCTGCCGACGAAAGTCATAAGAAAAAATACCTGGAACGGAAGGCTAAAACTGCTTCCACAAATGAGTAA
- a CDS encoding sterol desaturase family protein, with translation MDFITLVFKNLNTWGLTAILFTVGILEFSFGLYKKWKTNDKLVDLASILFGKLIVPVLVSYFALQLLPKVLPEFKNIFTWVPFWWGFIIICIADDLTQYWYHRLHHEVPWLWKFHRTHHSAPYMGMAMASRQGFFYTILFPQTYVTTTLVFLGLGVPALFARGIKGLITMMAHSSIKWDKPFYDIKWLHPIAWVMERTISTPATHHAHHAAHERDGVGHYHGNYGNMFFLWDVIFGTAKITRKYPEQYGLEDYADDPWYSQVLYPLVKSNKKGSELAE, from the coding sequence ATGGATTTCATTACACTTGTTTTTAAAAACCTGAATACCTGGGGTTTAACTGCTATCTTATTTACGGTAGGTATCCTGGAATTTTCATTTGGCCTGTACAAAAAATGGAAAACCAATGACAAACTCGTTGACCTGGCCAGTATCCTGTTCGGGAAACTGATCGTGCCTGTGCTCGTATCTTATTTTGCCTTGCAACTACTTCCTAAAGTGTTGCCTGAATTCAAAAATATATTTACCTGGGTGCCTTTCTGGTGGGGATTCATTATCATTTGTATTGCCGACGACCTTACCCAGTACTGGTATCACCGCCTGCACCATGAAGTGCCATGGCTATGGAAATTCCACCGTACCCACCATTCTGCCCCGTATATGGGCATGGCTATGGCCAGCCGGCAAGGATTTTTCTATACTATTTTGTTTCCGCAAACCTATGTAACGACCACCCTGGTATTTTTGGGCTTAGGAGTGCCGGCTTTGTTTGCCAGAGGGATTAAAGGCCTCATCACAATGATGGCGCATTCAAGCATCAAATGGGACAAACCTTTTTATGACATCAAATGGCTACACCCGATTGCCTGGGTAATGGAACGGACCATCTCTACACCTGCTACCCACCATGCCCACCATGCCGCCCACGAACGGGATGGGGTAGGGCATTACCATGGAAATTATGGCAATATGTTTTTCCTGTGGGATGTGATATTCGGCACTGCTAAAATCACCCGTAAATACCCAGAACAATATGGCCTGGAAGACTATGCGGATGATCCCTGGTATTCCCAGGTACTCTATCCCCTTGTCAAATCCAACAAAAAAGGCAGCGAGCTAGCGGAATAA